In the Kaistella sp. 97-N-M2 genome, one interval contains:
- a CDS encoding DUF5606 domain-containing protein, with translation MQLEKIISISGKPGLFKLISQLKNGFIIEDVLTKKKVSIGNTSQVSLLDNIAMFTFDQEVPLFDVFENVAKNTDYKETISHKSSDEDLREFMKASLPDYDNERVYVSDIKKLAQWYNILHKAGYITPDSFVKSEETPQEEPAIADKKDVKKAAPKADKAAAPKAKVSTSSAKSAPKSTHRKMG, from the coding sequence ATGCAGTTAGAAAAAATAATTTCGATCTCCGGAAAGCCGGGTCTTTTCAAATTAATTTCTCAGTTGAAGAACGGTTTCATCATCGAAGATGTTTTAACGAAAAAGAAAGTGAGCATCGGCAATACTTCGCAGGTAAGTTTGCTCGATAATATCGCGATGTTTACATTCGACCAGGAAGTTCCGTTGTTTGATGTTTTCGAAAACGTGGCAAAAAACACGGATTACAAAGAAACCATTTCTCATAAATCGTCGGATGAAGACCTGCGGGAATTTATGAAAGCATCTTTGCCGGATTACGACAATGAAAGAGTATACGTGTCCGACATTAAAAAATTGGCGCAGTGGTACAACATTCTTCACAAAGCGGGATACATTACGCCGGACAGCTTCGTGAAATCTGAAGAAACCCCACAGGAAGAACCTGCGATCGCCGATAAAAAAGACGTAAAAAAAGCTGCACCAAAAGCAGATAAAGCTGCTGCACCGAAAGCGAAAGTTTCTACTTCCTCCGCAAAATCTGCACCCAAAAGTACGCACAGAAAAATGGGATAA
- the mazG gene encoding nucleoside triphosphate pyrophosphohydrolase has protein sequence MNSRKDQLEAFDRLLDIMNDLREKCPWDQKQTLQTLRHLTLEEVYELSDALLEEDLPEIKKELGDVLLHLVFYAKIGSEKGSFDIADVINSLNEKLIFRHPHIYGEVQVKDEEEVKQNWEKLKLKEGNKSVLSGVTKGTPSLIKAYRIQDKVKGIGFEFANAEDAWKKVDEELAEFHAETDPEKKEQELGDVFFSLINYARISGINPDSALERTNNKFITRFQKMENLAREKSVNLADLSLDQMDELWEEAKKSE, from the coding sequence ATGAACTCCAGAAAAGACCAGCTCGAAGCATTCGACCGCTTACTCGATATTATGAATGATCTGCGGGAAAAATGCCCGTGGGATCAAAAACAGACTCTGCAGACGCTGCGGCATTTAACGTTGGAGGAAGTCTATGAACTTTCTGATGCTCTGCTGGAAGAAGATCTGCCCGAGATTAAAAAAGAACTCGGCGACGTGCTTTTGCATTTGGTTTTTTATGCGAAAATCGGGTCGGAGAAAGGCAGTTTCGATATCGCTGACGTCATTAATTCGCTGAACGAAAAGCTTATTTTTCGGCATCCGCATATTTATGGCGAAGTTCAAGTGAAAGATGAAGAAGAAGTGAAGCAGAACTGGGAAAAACTAAAACTGAAGGAAGGCAACAAATCCGTTCTGTCGGGCGTCACGAAAGGGACACCAAGTTTAATCAAAGCCTACCGGATTCAGGATAAAGTAAAAGGAATCGGCTTTGAATTTGCCAACGCGGAAGATGCCTGGAAAAAAGTGGACGAAGAACTGGCCGAATTTCATGCGGAAACCGATCCGGAGAAGAAAGAGCAGGAATTGGGCGACGTCTTTTTTTCGCTCATCAATTATGCACGGATTTCCGGCATTAATCCGGATTCTGCTTTGGAAAGAACGAACAATAAATTCATCACGCGGTTCCAAAAAATGGAAAATCTTGCGCGCGAAAAAAGTGTAAACCTCGCCGATTTAAGTTTAGACCAGATGGATGAACTTTGGGAGGAAGCCAAGAAAAGCGAATAG